Proteins from a single region of Candidatus Hydrogenedentota bacterium:
- the rpsT gene encoding 30S ribosomal protein S20 encodes MANIKSQKKRILTNEKARQRNMAVRSRMRTMIKGALTAIESQDAEKIKAAVPAALSAIDRAAAKGVIHRNSAARKKSSIQHRVATASS; translated from the coding sequence ATGGCCAATATCAAGTCCCAGAAGAAACGAATTCTCACGAACGAAAAGGCCCGCCAGCGAAACATGGCGGTGCGCTCGCGGATGCGCACGATGATCAAGGGCGCGCTCACCGCGATCGAATCCCAGGACGCGGAAAAGATCAAGGCGGCGGTGCCGGCCGCGCTTTCGGCAATCGACCGCGCCGCGGCGAAGGGCGTTATCCACCGTAACAGCGCCGCCCGCAAGAAGTCGTCCATCCAGCACCGCGTAGCAACGGCGTCTTCCTGA
- a CDS encoding carboxypeptidase regulatory-like domain-containing protein codes for MIRVSPKCLLLALALLWGAAGAASAATLTGTVRDEAGAPIAGAAVWVTQNRQVNKSTTGSDGRFKAAGLEVALTEVVAYKDGYALGGSAAPFHRDQDITIVLRPADIISLKVINIDSAPVAGVKVRSMLIERRTLVSVDDLEPHGFPTIRSTDAGILVIPNLPPDGFIQLALQHPDYADSSIRYLPVDDEQRNIVMERGGRANGRVTIGGRGVENARVSIFKVGPRGQKEFAEVLTDREGFYSARIAPGEYQVAAQHPEYASPPPAALVVRSLEDSEPTSLEMLEPRFVTGKVLLPDKSPCPGAGVQYRLGSTIYENAVTGSDGVFRLRVPGGKGAITIQPPPGYMTPNFGPIGVDPGDLRKIDLTPVVLERLPVITGTVRDSDGREPGVTLVTALNLPVPLSIITDVPVPFSILTDAKGDFELPLTFMPPVEELNFRAEHPLRFQRADFSVKIKNPKPASVKLSQFTPDLERRPPAPGANNLAGLLDQPAPALSGDKWIRGDAVSLADLKGKVVVLLFWAGFDESIGPIMLRELHVLHELLKGVEDVAFISVHDAISSAEEIEEYIDYFNIPYPVLRDSDEQTTFSTYGIVFIPQLVLIDKKGALRYYQTEGRLLELIKGLRRE; via the coding sequence ATGATTAGAGTTTCCCCGAAATGCCTGCTGCTCGCCCTGGCGCTCCTCTGGGGCGCCGCCGGCGCGGCGTCCGCCGCCACCCTCACTGGAACCGTCCGCGACGAGGCCGGCGCGCCCATCGCCGGGGCCGCCGTCTGGGTGACACAGAACCGCCAGGTGAACAAGTCCACGACCGGCTCCGACGGGCGCTTTAAAGCCGCCGGCCTGGAGGTGGCGCTTACGGAGGTTGTCGCCTACAAGGACGGGTATGCGCTGGGGGGGAGCGCCGCGCCGTTTCACCGCGATCAGGACATTACCATTGTTCTTCGCCCCGCGGACATTATCTCGCTGAAGGTGATCAATATCGATTCGGCCCCGGTGGCGGGGGTGAAAGTGCGCTCCATGTTGATCGAGCGCCGGACCCTGGTGTCGGTGGACGACCTGGAGCCCCACGGCTTCCCCACCATTCGCAGCACCGACGCGGGCATTCTTGTCATCCCCAACCTTCCCCCGGACGGATTCATCCAGCTTGCGCTACAGCACCCGGATTACGCGGATTCGTCCATTCGCTACCTGCCCGTGGACGACGAGCAGCGCAATATCGTCATGGAGCGCGGCGGGCGGGCGAATGGCCGTGTCACCATCGGCGGCAGGGGGGTCGAAAACGCCCGCGTATCCATCTTTAAGGTGGGCCCCCGTGGCCAGAAGGAGTTTGCGGAAGTCTTGACCGATCGCGAGGGGTTCTACAGCGCGCGCATCGCGCCGGGCGAGTATCAGGTCGCCGCGCAACACCCCGAATACGCCTCGCCGCCGCCCGCCGCGCTCGTGGTGCGTTCCCTGGAGGATTCGGAACCGACTTCCCTCGAAATGCTGGAGCCGCGCTTCGTCACCGGGAAGGTGCTGTTGCCCGACAAAAGCCCCTGCCCGGGCGCCGGGGTTCAGTACCGGCTGGGAAGCACGATCTACGAGAATGCCGTGACCGGCTCCGACGGCGTGTTCCGGCTTCGCGTTCCGGGAGGAAAGGGCGCCATCACGATACAGCCCCCGCCAGGCTACATGACGCCGAACTTCGGGCCCATTGGCGTCGACCCGGGGGACCTGCGCAAGATCGATCTCACCCCCGTGGTGCTTGAACGGCTCCCGGTAATTACGGGGACGGTGCGCGATTCCGATGGCCGGGAGCCCGGGGTGACCCTGGTCACCGCGCTGAACCTGCCGGTTCCCCTGAGTATTATCACGGATGTGCCCGTTCCCTTCAGCATCTTGACGGACGCCAAAGGCGACTTTGAATTGCCGCTCACGTTTATGCCCCCCGTGGAGGAGCTGAACTTTCGCGCCGAACACCCGCTCCGTTTCCAGCGCGCGGATTTCTCCGTCAAGATCAAGAACCCCAAGCCCGCCTCCGTGAAGCTCAGCCAATTCACGCCCGATCTGGAAAGGCGTCCGCCCGCGCCCGGGGCCAACAACCTCGCGGGCCTGCTTGATCAGCCCGCGCCGGCGCTGTCCGGCGACAAATGGATCCGCGGCGATGCGGTCAGCCTGGCGGATCTGAAGGGGAAGGTCGTCGTATTGCTGTTCTGGGCCGGTTTCGACGAGTCGATCGGGCCGATCATGCTGCGCGAGCTCCACGTCCTCCACGAACTTCTGAAGGGCGTTGAGGATGTCGCCTTCATCAGCGTTCACGACGCCATCAGCAGCGCCGAGGAAATCGAAGAGTACATCGACTACTTCAATATTCCCTATCCCGTGCTCCGGGATTCAGACGAGCAGACGACTTTTTCCACGTACGGCATCGTCTTCATACCGCAGTTGGTCCTGATCGACAAGAAAGGCGCGCTGCGCTACTACCAGACCGAGGGGCGGCTGCTGGAGCTCATTAAGGGGTTGCGCCGCGAGTAA
- a CDS encoding carboxypeptidase regulatory-like domain-containing protein yields MTSLLLVGAVLSAALGASTIEGRVVDANNQPVAHAQVFLEPGLGGALLDTITPESGAFRFDAVEPGPAGVFAVAPGHGMGGRHLDLSVGDVVPPLTITLGKPREISGTIADPGGKPVEGARITRIGLKSAHKVGIPLAKLRQFGYPEPVSDAAGRFTLTGLPEGALIDLKVGHASYAQEGIMDVPVGQQGVKITMHPGVLVEGLIFARANQAAVGQAAILIKNAQPPFDTTTNRANLSGKFTIRLKPGVYLYRAEGAGLRTPGWERLVITGERPIEQMRAYVAGTGTIRGNVRDALSGEPVRNVRVVLSTNDATAAVVRTGPGGDFAFTAGEGDNIIRIDATPGYFPPDNQNVKVSLAEGADVALPGMWLKPLPAYGIQVLDSAGAPVPGAIVTLLRPRQLGWYTADGDGRTSLRVQHFPEEGALLGRAEHPDRPEVALFRLEKSQDAPGSVQLFAAASVNGKVVNRRGRGLPGASIGAFFPGESASDAVLLWQTFSGPDGAFQWEAVAPGVPQRLAARDASGASAESETFNLAPGEIKTLGDIPLDGPGKGKSALGSELPWRSWELRCGQLPAGSGEAAARALLVFAGAAEAPIYLEALTQLQTLAAAPDLVIALVTLADIPCEDSPLPVLAGAAPGDASVLMLDTAGRVVFESNALPPLFLLRNR; encoded by the coding sequence ATGACATCACTCTTACTGGTGGGCGCCGTGTTGTCCGCCGCGCTGGGCGCCTCCACGATTGAAGGCCGCGTTGTGGACGCGAACAATCAGCCGGTCGCGCACGCCCAGGTCTTCCTGGAGCCCGGGCTCGGCGGCGCCTTGCTCGATACCATCACGCCGGAGAGCGGCGCCTTCCGATTCGACGCGGTGGAACCCGGGCCCGCGGGCGTATTCGCGGTCGCCCCGGGCCATGGAATGGGCGGGCGGCACCTCGATCTCAGCGTGGGCGATGTGGTGCCCCCGTTGACGATCACCCTCGGAAAACCCCGCGAGATCTCCGGAACCATCGCCGATCCCGGTGGCAAGCCCGTCGAGGGAGCACGTATCACCCGCATTGGCCTGAAATCGGCCCACAAGGTGGGGATTCCGCTGGCCAAGTTGCGCCAGTTTGGCTATCCGGAGCCGGTGAGCGACGCCGCGGGGCGTTTTACTCTCACCGGACTCCCGGAGGGCGCGCTCATTGACCTTAAGGTCGGGCACGCCAGCTACGCGCAAGAAGGTATCATGGACGTCCCGGTTGGCCAGCAGGGCGTCAAGATCACGATGCATCCCGGTGTTCTGGTCGAAGGCTTGATCTTCGCGCGGGCCAACCAGGCCGCCGTGGGACAGGCCGCCATTCTCATCAAGAACGCGCAGCCCCCCTTCGATACCACGACCAACCGGGCCAACCTGTCCGGCAAGTTCACGATTCGCTTGAAGCCGGGCGTCTATCTCTACCGCGCCGAGGGGGCCGGGCTGCGCACGCCGGGTTGGGAGCGCCTGGTGATTACCGGGGAGCGCCCGATCGAGCAGATGCGCGCCTATGTCGCCGGCACCGGTACGATACGAGGGAACGTGCGGGATGCGCTCAGCGGAGAGCCCGTCCGGAACGTTCGTGTGGTCCTGTCAACCAACGACGCCACCGCCGCCGTTGTTCGTACCGGGCCGGGCGGAGACTTCGCCTTCACCGCCGGCGAAGGAGACAATATTATTCGTATCGACGCGACCCCGGGCTATTTTCCGCCCGATAACCAGAACGTGAAGGTCAGCCTCGCCGAGGGCGCGGATGTCGCGCTTCCGGGGATGTGGCTCAAGCCCCTTCCCGCATACGGAATTCAGGTGCTGGACAGTGCGGGCGCCCCTGTCCCCGGTGCGATAGTCACGCTGCTCCGGCCGCGGCAGCTTGGCTGGTATACCGCCGACGGCGACGGCCGCACAAGCCTTCGTGTACAACACTTTCCCGAAGAGGGCGCTTTGCTCGGGCGCGCCGAGCATCCCGACCGCCCCGAAGTGGCCCTGTTCCGTCTTGAAAAGAGCCAGGATGCTCCGGGATCCGTGCAGTTGTTTGCGGCCGCTTCCGTGAACGGGAAAGTCGTGAACCGGCGTGGCCGGGGGCTTCCGGGAGCATCGATCGGCGCGTTCTTCCCGGGTGAATCCGCCTCGGACGCCGTTTTACTATGGCAGACCTTCAGCGGCCCGGACGGAGCGTTTCAGTGGGAGGCCGTGGCCCCCGGCGTGCCCCAGCGCCTTGCCGCGCGCGATGCGTCCGGCGCGAGCGCCGAGTCCGAAACCTTCAACCTGGCTCCCGGCGAGATCAAGACACTGGGCGACATCCCGCTGGACGGCCCCGGCAAGGGCAAAAGCGCTCTTGGGTCCGAACTCCCTTGGCGGAGTTGGGAATTGCGCTGCGGGCAACTCCCGGCGGGTTCCGGCGAAGCGGCGGCTCGGGCGTTGCTCGTCTTCGCCGGCGCCGCCGAAGCACCCATTTATCTGGAGGCCCTGACCCAGCTCCAGACCCTGGCCGCGGCTCCGGATCTGGTCATCGCGCTGGTCACCCTGGCCGATATTCCCTGTGAGGATTCGCCGCTGCCCGTGTTGGCCGGCGCGGCGCCCGGCGATGCTTCTGTTCTGATGCTGGACACGGCGGGGCGCGTCGTCTTCGAATCCAATGCGCTGCCGCCGCTGTTCTTGTTGCGTAATCGTTGA
- a CDS encoding HDOD domain-containing protein — protein sequence MAMSPELLKRKVEDLSNLPTLPAFVTAITNMVEDDTTSAQEIAEVIQRDQVLSAKILKLVNSPVYGFPRRISSVTHALVLLGFNVVKGLVLSTAVFGELARQTSGLWKHSLATALLSRRIATEIGALDPEECMIAGLLHDLGKVILSHLAPEDYVRAIAAAHESGRHIAQVEREVFGVDHTRVAMWLALRWNLPERLTNALTWHHTPSRAREGMQMAAIVHLADILARAENYGESGDGTMPPLDHAAFDSLGLSLEQIETILNDAAEQYRRGADVFVVGGGV from the coding sequence ATGGCCATGTCACCAGAACTGCTGAAGCGCAAAGTGGAGGATCTGTCGAATCTTCCCACGCTTCCCGCCTTCGTGACGGCCATCACGAATATGGTGGAGGATGACACGACAAGCGCGCAGGAAATCGCCGAGGTTATCCAGCGCGATCAGGTGCTGAGCGCAAAGATCCTGAAGCTGGTCAATTCCCCGGTATACGGCTTTCCCCGGCGCATCTCGTCGGTGACGCACGCCCTGGTCCTGCTCGGCTTTAACGTCGTGAAGGGGCTGGTGCTCTCGACGGCGGTCTTCGGGGAGCTGGCGCGCCAGACGAGCGGCCTGTGGAAGCATAGCCTGGCCACCGCGCTGCTCAGCCGCCGCATTGCGACGGAAATCGGCGCGCTCGATCCGGAGGAGTGCATGATCGCGGGCCTGCTGCACGATCTGGGCAAAGTGATTCTGTCGCACCTGGCCCCGGAAGATTACGTCCGCGCGATCGCGGCGGCCCACGAGAGCGGGCGGCACATCGCGCAGGTGGAGCGCGAGGTGTTCGGCGTGGACCATACGCGGGTCGCAATGTGGCTGGCGCTGCGCTGGAACCTCCCCGAGCGCCTGACCAACGCGCTGACCTGGCACCACACCCCCTCCCGCGCGCGAGAGGGCATGCAGATGGCCGCTATTGTGCACCTGGCCGATATCCTGGCCCGCGCGGAGAACTATGGCGAATCGGGCGATGGCACGATGCCTCCCCTGGATCACGCGGCGTTTGACTCACTCGGGCTGAGCCTCGAACAAATCGAGACGATCCTGAATGACGCGGCGGAGCAGTATCGGCGCGGGGCGGACGTGTTCGTCGTGGGGGGCGGCGTATAA
- a CDS encoding diguanylate cyclase, translating to MPKKKPVHLLVIDPFDALAHAVKLLRDAGFAVDVTEHASQIHPMIQEVLPACLIVPLELQGRDGDMPLVRELKNDSIYGHLPAITALPAERLEGLDWAELQADEFVILPCTDGEWLARVKICLARAQRDLNANPLTGLPGNIAIIREIEARLQRRDAFAVAYLDLDHFKPFNDKYGFLRGDEVLRMTARIVVNAARSIRGGASFVGHVGGDDFVLIAASDQIGAACDEITRNFDLLIPNFYDEEDRIRGAIHAIDRQGNATVFSLMTCSIAVVDTAAHTIRHVADISARAAQVKKYAKSIRGSATCYDRRT from the coding sequence ATGCCCAAAAAGAAACCGGTCCATCTGCTCGTTATCGACCCGTTTGACGCGCTCGCACATGCCGTGAAACTCCTGCGCGACGCGGGGTTCGCGGTCGATGTAACGGAGCATGCCTCTCAGATCCATCCGATGATTCAGGAGGTCCTGCCGGCCTGCCTCATCGTGCCGCTGGAACTACAGGGGCGGGATGGCGACATGCCGCTCGTGCGGGAACTGAAGAATGACAGCATCTACGGGCATCTCCCCGCCATTACGGCGCTCCCGGCGGAACGGCTTGAGGGGCTGGATTGGGCGGAATTGCAGGCGGACGAGTTTGTCATCCTGCCCTGTACCGATGGGGAATGGCTGGCGCGCGTCAAGATCTGCCTGGCGCGCGCGCAGCGCGATCTGAACGCGAACCCCCTGACGGGACTCCCCGGCAACATCGCCATCATCCGCGAGATAGAGGCCCGCCTCCAACGGCGCGACGCGTTTGCGGTGGCCTACCTCGATCTGGACCACTTCAAGCCGTTCAATGACAAATACGGCTTTCTGCGCGGGGACGAGGTGCTCCGGATGACGGCGCGCATTGTGGTGAACGCGGCGCGTTCGATCCGTGGCGGGGCCTCCTTCGTCGGGCACGTGGGCGGAGATGATTTCGTGCTGATCGCCGCCTCCGACCAGATCGGCGCGGCCTGTGACGAGATCACGCGCAATTTCGACCTCCTGATCCCGAATTTCTATGATGAGGAGGACCGGATCCGGGGCGCGATACACGCGATCGATCGGCAGGGAAACGCCACGGTCTTTTCGCTGATGACCTGCTCGATTGCGGTGGTGGACACGGCGGCCCACACGATCCGGCACGTGGCGGATATCAGCGCGCGCGCGGCCCAGGTGAAAAAATACGCGAAGTCTATCCGCGGATCCGCGACATGCTACGATCGCCGCACCTGA
- a CDS encoding tetratricopeptide repeat protein yields MRPAAIGLLLLAFAPAALARTAVEFNKLGIDAYEAGRFTEALAYFEEAYELAPDNDTIRHNLCNAHQEVAREFDLAGKMAEAIRHLTLAIGIHPQNPSPLVQVGSYHLKLNEVSNAIFRLEEAIELKPGLLDAHFLLGEAYYQDNDLPSARVQWDYVLEVKPDWPGLQEKYEKLFREVNVEQHFNSSATRHFQLSYPEGVTQSARFKILSILERAYADIGRKLGGVYPPETVKVILYSAEQFAEATQLDSHVGAVYDGKIRAPITDEKGQWLDEEELNRRLTHEYVHVALRHLVGPNMPWWLNEGLAETLSRRLDAPRLDLLRRAYAEGLDFKLADLEGSQLNRLGPEALTLAYAQAHATANLLWTRYGGQRVVPMLNRLKEGMPAQDALEKTFRKRYAALEQEVANACR; encoded by the coding sequence ATGCGCCCCGCCGCGATTGGCCTGTTGCTCCTCGCGTTTGCGCCCGCCGCCCTGGCGCGGACGGCGGTCGAGTTCAATAAGCTCGGCATAGACGCCTACGAGGCGGGCCGCTTCACGGAAGCCCTGGCGTATTTCGAAGAGGCCTACGAGCTCGCGCCGGACAACGACACGATCCGCCACAACCTGTGCAATGCGCACCAGGAGGTTGCCCGCGAGTTCGACCTGGCGGGCAAGATGGCCGAGGCGATCCGCCACCTTACCCTCGCGATAGGCATTCACCCGCAGAATCCTTCGCCGCTCGTGCAGGTGGGTTCCTATCACCTCAAACTCAACGAGGTGTCCAACGCCATTTTCCGCCTGGAGGAAGCTATAGAGCTGAAGCCGGGCCTGCTGGATGCGCATTTTCTGCTGGGCGAGGCCTATTACCAGGACAACGACCTTCCCTCCGCGCGCGTGCAGTGGGATTACGTCCTCGAAGTGAAACCCGATTGGCCCGGGCTCCAGGAGAAATACGAAAAGCTTTTTCGCGAGGTGAATGTCGAGCAGCACTTCAACAGCTCCGCCACCCGCCATTTTCAATTGAGTTATCCCGAAGGCGTCACGCAAAGCGCGCGCTTCAAGATTCTATCCATCCTGGAGCGCGCCTACGCCGACATCGGGCGCAAGCTCGGCGGCGTCTATCCGCCGGAAACGGTCAAAGTCATCCTCTACAGCGCCGAACAGTTTGCCGAGGCGACCCAGCTCGACAGCCATGTGGGGGCCGTCTACGACGGCAAGATTCGCGCGCCCATCACGGACGAGAAAGGGCAGTGGCTGGACGAAGAAGAGTTGAACCGCCGCCTCACCCACGAGTACGTCCATGTCGCGCTGCGCCATCTTGTGGGGCCGAACATGCCGTGGTGGCTGAACGAGGGGCTCGCGGAGACGCTTTCGCGGCGTCTGGACGCCCCGCGCCTGGACCTGCTTCGCCGCGCCTACGCCGAAGGGCTCGACTTCAAACTGGCCGACCTGGAGGGGAGCCAGTTAAACCGCCTCGGCCCCGAAGCGCTTACCCTCGCCTACGCGCAGGCCCATGCGACCGCGAACCTCCTCTGGACGCGCTACGGGGGCCAGCGGGTTGTGCCCATGCTAAACCGGCTCAAGGAGGGTATGCCGGCGCAGGACGCGCTGGAAAAGACCTTCCGGAAGCGTTACGCCGCGCTGGAGCAGGAAGTCGCCAACGCCTGCCGCTGA
- a CDS encoding RidA family protein has translation MQKECIFSPNGSPAGGPYSHAVRAGNLLFVSGQGPMAKDGSGVVPGTLEEETHLTLDNLRAVLEDAGSGLEHVIKTTCFLKDMNNFKRFNAVYSTYFTENPPARSCVEVARLPLDFQVEVEAVAIIPEA, from the coding sequence ATGCAAAAAGAATGCATTTTTTCTCCCAACGGCAGCCCGGCGGGGGGGCCGTATTCCCACGCGGTTCGCGCGGGCAACCTCCTTTTCGTATCGGGGCAGGGCCCCATGGCGAAAGACGGCAGCGGCGTTGTGCCCGGCACGCTGGAGGAGGAAACGCACCTCACCCTCGACAACCTGCGCGCGGTCCTGGAAGATGCGGGATCCGGCCTGGAGCACGTTATCAAGACCACCTGCTTCCTGAAGGACATGAACAACTTCAAGCGCTTCAACGCGGTCTATTCCACCTACTTCACCGAGAATCCCCCGGCCCGCTCCTGCGTGGAAGTGGCCCGGCTTCCGCTGGACTTCCAGGTGGAAGTTGAGGCTGTCGCCATCATTCCCGAGGCTTAG